CTGCCAGCCAAATCTAATAAGTGCTAACGGATGCACCTCAGCGGTTACTTTTGCCGCAGTTGCCAAGCCACTACCTCGATGTGGAGTACCGATAGTAATCAACCGCTTTACCTTATCTGCACCACCACGCTGGAGGTAGTATCTAGCCACAAGTCCTCCCTGGGAATGAGCAACAATATTAAGCTTAGCATTCGGGTCATCCTTCCAGTTCTCACCATAATATGCCTCAAGGAGTCCTGGGTTCCATGTAGGAGG
Above is a window of bacterium DNA encoding:
- a CDS encoding alpha/beta fold hydrolase gives rise to the protein PPTWNPGLLEAYYGENWKDDPNAKLNIVAHSQGGLVARYYLQRGGADKVKRLITIGTPHRGSGLATAAKVTAEVHPLALIRFGWQAVAVRCALQFIPHVRYAKLGAIEDLRPKSQFLKALNANVEI